From one Trifolium pratense cultivar HEN17-A07 linkage group LG1, ARS_RC_1.1, whole genome shotgun sequence genomic stretch:
- the LOC123887491 gene encoding cationic amino acid transporter 1-like: MGEGNDNSSLGEENVAPPKIKLESFGSLSNYGRALLYTPSRLLDRVTARSNDETELVDVKNRSQHEMKKTLSWWDLIWFGMGSVIGSGIFVLTGLEVRNTVGPAVVLSYVVSGISAMLSVFCYTEFAVEIPVAGGSFAYLRVELGEFVAFIASGNIILEYVIGGAAVSRSWTSYFATLCNQPSDKFVIIVHSFAKDYNKLDPIAVFVLAIICTFAVFSTKGSSRLNYIASIIHVIVLMFIIIAGLTKAEAENYSDFTPFGARGIFQSAAVLFFAYVGFDAVSTMAEETKNPGKDIPIGLIGSMTLTTFIYCMMGVTICLMQKYSDVDENAAFSVAFEAVGMKWAKYIVAFGALKGMTSVLLVGAVGQARYLTHIARTHLLPSWLARVNEKTKTPINATLVMFVATAIVALFTSLDVLANLLSISTLFLFSLVAIALLVRRYCVRGVTSRFDVMKFVGFLFLILGSSVGCSIYWSQTTRWLGYTILVPIWFVGTFGIWFFVPLAKKPKIWGVPLVPFLPSASIGINIFLLGTLDKASFKRFGYWTGFLVVYYLLVGVHASYDIAKLEKERKKLEDKTKSKIDEENGVPLKSNTKDENHTKEDF, translated from the exons ATGGGAGAAGGGAATGACAATTCAAGCTTAGGAGAAGAAAATGTCGCCcctccaaaaataaaattggagtCATTTGGGAGCTTATCAAACTACGGTAGGGCGCTCTTGTATACACCGAGCCGACTATTGGATCGGGTTACGGCCCGGTCCAATGATGAGACAGAGTTGGTTGATGTGAAGAATCGAAGTCAACACGAAATGAAGAAAACACTATCTTGGTGGGATTTGATATGGTTCGGCATGGGTAGTGTCATTGGCTCGGGAATTTTTGTATTGACCGGACTTGAGGTTAGGAATACTGTGGGACCCGCTGTGGTGCTATCTTATGTTGTCTCCGGTATTTCAGCCATGTTGTCTGTTTTTTGTTACACTGAATTTGCTGTGGAAATTCCTGTCGCTG GTGGTTCCTTTGCTTATCTAAGAGTTGAGCTTGGTGAATTTGTAGCATTCATAGCATCAGGAAACATTATTCTTGAATATGTAATTGGTGGTGCTGCAGTCTCACGTTCATGGACATCCTATTTTGCAACACTTTGCAATCAACCATCAGACAAATTTGTCATCATAGTACATTCATTTGCAAAAGATTACAACAAACTTGATCCTATTGCTGTTTTTGTTCTAGCAATTATTTGCACTTTTGCAGTTTTCAGCACAAAGGGTTCCTCCCGTTTAAACTACATTGCCTCAATAATTCATGTCATTGTCCTAATGTTCATCATAATTGCGGGTTTAACTAAAGCCGAAGCTGAAAATTACTCTGATTTTACACCTTTTGGAGCTAGAGGAATCTTTCAATCCGCTGCGGTTTTGTTTTTCGCTTATGTTGGATTCGATGCGGTTAGTACAATGGCCGAGGAGACGAAGAATCCCGGAAAAGATATACCGATTGGTCTAATTGGTTCGATGACActtacaacatttatttattgcatGATGGGTGTGACAATTTGTTTAATGCAAAAATATTCAGATGTTGATGAAAACGCGGCTTTTTCGGTTGCATTTGAAGCCGTTGGAATGAAATGGGCTAAGTATATTGTTGCATTTGGTGCATTGAAAGGAATGACTAGTGTTTTACTTGTTGGTGCTGTTGGTCAAGCAAGATATCTAACACATATTGCAAGAACACATTTGTTACCTTCATGGCTTGCAAGAGTGAATGAAAAAACAAAGACTCCAATTAATGCAACTCTTGTTATGTTTGTTGCAACTGCAATTGTTGCACTTTTTACTAGCCTTGATGTTCTTGCTAATTtactttcaatttcaactttGTTCCTTTTTTCACTAGTGGCAATTGCTCTATTGGTTAGGAGATATTGTGTTAGAGGTGTGACATCTAGGTTTGATGTTATGAAATTTGTTGGATTCCTATTTCTCATATTAGGTTCTTCGGTTGGATGTTCGATTTATTGGTCGCAAACTACCAGGTGGCTTGGTTACACTATATTAGTACCTATTTGGTTTGTGGGGACATTCGGCATTTGGTTTTTTGTTCCTCTTGCAAAGAAGCCGAAGATTTGGGGCGTACCGCTTGTTCCATTTTTGCCGTCCGCGTCAATCGGTATCAATATTTTCCTTCTTGGAACTTTAGATAAGGCTTCATTCAAGAGATTTGGTTATTGGACTGGATTTTTGGTTGTGTATTACTTGCTTGTTGGAGTACATGCATCTTATGATATAGCAAAGCTAGAAAAGGAGAGGAAGAAACTAGAGGATAAGACAAAATCAAAGATAGATGAAGAAAATGGTGTTCCATTGAAGTCTaataccaaagatgaaaatcaTACAAAGGaggatttttaa